A portion of the Scylla paramamosain isolate STU-SP2022 chromosome 2, ASM3559412v1, whole genome shotgun sequence genome contains these proteins:
- the LOC135108223 gene encoding uncharacterized protein LOC135108223 isoform X4, which translates to MVLIDVPDLGFYNVLAVPKKTDLDACVAFSDYRRVIHAGQLFDVVHYLHTDSNKNTHCGYRPVYERSKHEYFGIPRSYVRLHCKYCPGCVVELTTIKPQQPCKQPVSWSLEKRIFLVKEFYQSKNSIDCVLKKYQEEFGRCDLPQPQTIQRLVQLFEETGSVLAPEGWLTTLHQSHLNDEKPSSGSACWWTVEDGPTVPPDPGDPGDTD; encoded by the exons ATGGTGCTGATTGATGTGCCAGATTTAGGTTTCTACAATGTGCTTGCCGTGCCAAAAAAGACAG ATTTGGATGCATGTGTGGCATTTTCTGACTACAGACGTGTCATCCATGCAGGCCAGTTGTTTGATGTGGTGCACTACCTCCACACAGATTCCAACAAAAACACTCACTGTGGGTACAGGCCAGTGTATGAAAGGTCAAAACATGAATACTTTGGCATCCCACGTAGCTATGTTCGCCTTCACTGCAAGTACTGCCCAGGGTGTGTAGTGGAGCTGACAACCATAAAGCCTCAGCAGCCTTGCAAGCAG CCTGTTTCCTGGAGCCTGGAGAAGAGAATATTCCTGGTGAAAGAATTCTATCAAAGTAAAAACTCCATCGACTGTGTGCTGAAAAAGTATCAGGAGGAGTTTGGCAGATGTGACCTTCCTCAACCACAGACAATACAGCGCTTAGTGCAGCTGTTTGAGGAGACTGGAAGTGTGCTGGCACCTGAGGGCTGGTTGACTACCCTGCACCAGTCTCACCTTAATGATGAGAAGCCATCATCAGGAAGTGCTTGCTGGTGGACTGTGGAGGATGGACCTACAGTTCCTCCTGACCCAGGCGACCCAGGAGATACCGACtga
- the LOC135108223 gene encoding uncharacterized protein LOC135108223 isoform X1, whose translation MSSSNTSPPEPIEVKVMPLDTEEYKVLKIDAEEVMTYPLCEDSDTSPFELFKQRMAYEINSLQKAKNSQIISEAKACGIMQYLQWRKNPSDYPNMKLSDFSRHTIREYASAKRMVLIDVPDLGFYNVLAVPKKTDLDACVAFSDYRRVIHAGQLFDVVHYLHTDSNKNTHCGYRPVYERSKHEYFGIPRSYVRLHCKYCPGCVVELTTIKPQQPCKQPVSWSLEKRIFLVKEFYQSKNSIDCVLKKYQEEFGRCDLPQPQTIQRLVQLFEETGSVLAPEGWLTTLHQSHLNDEKPSSGSACWWTVEDGPTVPPDPGDPGDTD comes from the exons ATGTCTTCCTCCAATACTTCTCCTCCAGAACCCATCGAGGTGAAGGTTATGCCTCTGGACACTGAGGAGTACAAGGTTCTAAAGATAGACGCAGAAGAGGTGATGACATATCCCCTGTGTGAAGACAGTGACACAAGCCCTTTCGAATTATTTAAGCAAAGAATGGCCTATGAAATCAACTCATTGCAAAAGGCTAAGAATTCACAGATAATCAGTGAGGCAAAAGCTTGTGGCATAATGCAGTATCTTCAGTGGAGGAAAAACCCATCTGATTATCCTAACATGAAGCTGTCAGATTTCAGTCGCCACACAATACGGGAATATGCGTCTGCTAAAAGGATGGTGCTGATTGATGTGCCAGATTTAGGTTTCTACAATGTGCTTGCCGTGCCAAAAAAGACAG ATTTGGATGCATGTGTGGCATTTTCTGACTACAGACGTGTCATCCATGCAGGCCAGTTGTTTGATGTGGTGCACTACCTCCACACAGATTCCAACAAAAACACTCACTGTGGGTACAGGCCAGTGTATGAAAGGTCAAAACATGAATACTTTGGCATCCCACGTAGCTATGTTCGCCTTCACTGCAAGTACTGCCCAGGGTGTGTAGTGGAGCTGACAACCATAAAGCCTCAGCAGCCTTGCAAGCAG CCTGTTTCCTGGAGCCTGGAGAAGAGAATATTCCTGGTGAAAGAATTCTATCAAAGTAAAAACTCCATCGACTGTGTGCTGAAAAAGTATCAGGAGGAGTTTGGCAGATGTGACCTTCCTCAACCACAGACAATACAGCGCTTAGTGCAGCTGTTTGAGGAGACTGGAAGTGTGCTGGCACCTGAGGGCTGGTTGACTACCCTGCACCAGTCTCACCTTAATGATGAGAAGCCATCATCAGGAAGTGCTTGCTGGTGGACTGTGGAGGATGGACCTACAGTTCCTCCTGACCCAGGCGACCCAGGAGATACCGACtga
- the LOC135108223 gene encoding uncharacterized protein LOC135108223 isoform X3, with the protein MSSSNTSPPEPIEVKVMPLDTEEYKVLKIDAEEVMTYPLCEDSDTSPFELFKQRMAYEINSLQKAKNSQIISEAKACGIMQYLQWRKNPSDYPNMKLSDFSRHTIREYASAKRMVLIDVPDLGFYNVLAVPKKTDLDACVAFSDYRRVIHAGQLFDVVHYLHTDSNKNTHCGYRPVYERSKHEYFGIPRSYVRLHCKYCPGCVVELTTIKPQQPCKQEQYSIHGQIRALCTVVTEEEKYRQRYQSLFPGAWRREYSW; encoded by the exons ATGTCTTCCTCCAATACTTCTCCTCCAGAACCCATCGAGGTGAAGGTTATGCCTCTGGACACTGAGGAGTACAAGGTTCTAAAGATAGACGCAGAAGAGGTGATGACATATCCCCTGTGTGAAGACAGTGACACAAGCCCTTTCGAATTATTTAAGCAAAGAATGGCCTATGAAATCAACTCATTGCAAAAGGCTAAGAATTCACAGATAATCAGTGAGGCAAAAGCTTGTGGCATAATGCAGTATCTTCAGTGGAGGAAAAACCCATCTGATTATCCTAACATGAAGCTGTCAGATTTCAGTCGCCACACAATACGGGAATATGCGTCTGCTAAAAGGATGGTGCTGATTGATGTGCCAGATTTAGGTTTCTACAATGTGCTTGCCGTGCCAAAAAAGACAG ATTTGGATGCATGTGTGGCATTTTCTGACTACAGACGTGTCATCCATGCAGGCCAGTTGTTTGATGTGGTGCACTACCTCCACACAGATTCCAACAAAAACACTCACTGTGGGTACAGGCCAGTGTATGAAAGGTCAAAACATGAATACTTTGGCATCCCACGTAGCTATGTTCGCCTTCACTGCAAGTACTGCCCAGGGTGTGTAGTGGAGCTGACAACCATAAAGCCTCAGCAGCCTTGCAAGCAG GAGcagtactccatacatggacagataagggcCCTGTGTACAGTAGTgacggaggaagaaaagtatcgGCAAAGGTATCAAAG CCTGTTTCCTGGAGCCTGGAGAAGAGAATATTCCTGGTGA
- the LOC135108223 gene encoding uncharacterized protein LOC135108223 isoform X2: MSSSNTSPPEPIEVKVMPLDTEEYKVLKIDAEEVMTYPLCEDSDTSPFELFKQRMAYEINSLQKAKNSQIISEAKACGIMQYLQWRKNPSDYPNMKLSDFSRHTIREYASAKRMVLIDVPDLGFYNVLAVPKKTDSNKNTHCGYRPVYERSKHEYFGIPRSYVRLHCKYCPGCVVELTTIKPQQPCKQPVSWSLEKRIFLVKEFYQSKNSIDCVLKKYQEEFGRCDLPQPQTIQRLVQLFEETGSVLAPEGWLTTLHQSHLNDEKPSSGSACWWTVEDGPTVPPDPGDPGDTD, encoded by the exons ATGTCTTCCTCCAATACTTCTCCTCCAGAACCCATCGAGGTGAAGGTTATGCCTCTGGACACTGAGGAGTACAAGGTTCTAAAGATAGACGCAGAAGAGGTGATGACATATCCCCTGTGTGAAGACAGTGACACAAGCCCTTTCGAATTATTTAAGCAAAGAATGGCCTATGAAATCAACTCATTGCAAAAGGCTAAGAATTCACAGATAATCAGTGAGGCAAAAGCTTGTGGCATAATGCAGTATCTTCAGTGGAGGAAAAACCCATCTGATTATCCTAACATGAAGCTGTCAGATTTCAGTCGCCACACAATACGGGAATATGCGTCTGCTAAAAGGATGGTGCTGATTGATGTGCCAGATTTAGGTTTCTACAATGTGCTTGCCGTGCCAAAAAAGACAG ATTCCAACAAAAACACTCACTGTGGGTACAGGCCAGTGTATGAAAGGTCAAAACATGAATACTTTGGCATCCCACGTAGCTATGTTCGCCTTCACTGCAAGTACTGCCCAGGGTGTGTAGTGGAGCTGACAACCATAAAGCCTCAGCAGCCTTGCAAGCAG CCTGTTTCCTGGAGCCTGGAGAAGAGAATATTCCTGGTGAAAGAATTCTATCAAAGTAAAAACTCCATCGACTGTGTGCTGAAAAAGTATCAGGAGGAGTTTGGCAGATGTGACCTTCCTCAACCACAGACAATACAGCGCTTAGTGCAGCTGTTTGAGGAGACTGGAAGTGTGCTGGCACCTGAGGGCTGGTTGACTACCCTGCACCAGTCTCACCTTAATGATGAGAAGCCATCATCAGGAAGTGCTTGCTGGTGGACTGTGGAGGATGGACCTACAGTTCCTCCTGACCCAGGCGACCCAGGAGATACCGACtga